The Streptomyces sp. NBC_00659 genomic interval TGAATGCCGGCGATGCGGTCGGGGTGCGGAGAGAGTCTCGGGAACTTCCGTGCCAGCCGGTATTTCCTTCAGTCATTCCCACTCATCGTTCACCGCATCGTCCCCATCGCGGTTGGCGCGGCCTGGTGCCAGGCTCTACGGCTTACGAGTGTGTCGGAGGCGTGTCGCGCGCACGGGTTGCGAAAGCTTGCTCACGCCTGGAGCCCCGTGCTCTGCCGGGCTGGCTAGGCACAGGCGGCAGTAGGTACCTAGGTCAAGGCTCGCAGCGCGGCTGCTGACGCCACCAGGCCTTCTCGCTCCAGTGAACCGATCACGTCCGCGACCACTGCGTTCGGCGGGTTCTCCCAAGCATCCGCTATCTGCGTAAGCACCCCGTATACCAGCCTGGGGGAGAGATCGACCTGCGCCTCGACGAAGGCGTCTGGATGGACGGCCTGCACGTTCCACACAGACAGCTTGTCGGCAGGGAAGTCCTTCAGGTTGGAAGTGACGATCACCTGTGCTTTTGCTTTGATGGCAGCGGCCAGGACGTGCCGGTCGTCGGGGTCCGGCAGATCGAGTATGTCGGTCAACGGTTCGTGCCCCTTGACCAGCACATCCCGGATCGCCCCTGACATCAGCTCCCGCGTACGATCTAATTTCTTCTCATCCAGGTCCGGCCGATTCTTCTTTAGATTGCGGAAGGTCTCATCGAGGATCTGGTCCGTCCACTTCGCCTGTACAAGCCCTGCCTGCGCCACGCGAATGAGAACGTCACGCAAGGTACTCGGATACAGGACGTTGGCGTCGTAGACGGCGACGAAAGCCATGGCCTAGATCATTCCCATCTCCTGGCCGAGCTGGGTGAGCTCATCAGCCACACCTCGGCGACGGTGGTCGTCCCTGCGCTGGTACTCCAATAGAGACGACGCGGTGATTCTGCGGTGTGTGCCAACGGTCCGGTATTCAATCTCATCGGCATCCAAGAGGCCGATGAGGAAGGGTCGGGACACGTTGAGCATGTCGGCTGCTTGCTGAGTGGTGAGCTCGGCGTCGGACGGAACGACTGACACGGCCCGGCCGGCGCCAAGGTGTGCCAGGAGTGAAGCGAGGAGCTCTACGGCCTCGCGAGGGAGAGCCAAGGGCTCACGATCGCCTCCGTCTTGAACAGTGACAGTGATCTGGGAAGCCTCCTGGTGCTCTGTCAGGTAGGCCCGGACCCTGGTGAGGGCATGGTTCGCAGTCTCTTGTTTGTCGTCCGGGAGCTTGACCGGACGAATGTCAGTCTTGGTCATGTGTGCGCCCCTAGATTTGGTGGGTGGGCGCCAGGGATAGTCCGCCGCCGTTGGCGCGGTGGCGGGCTGGCGTGACGGTAGGCCCCGCGGACGTTGGCGCGGCGACGGGGCCTACCGCCAGGGTGGCCTGGTGATCGTTCTGGGGTCATGGCGGGCAGCTGCCTTACTCATCGAAGTATCCGCAATATTCGAAACAAGCGCAACAGATGAAAAGGGTGATTCAAGACCGCAGGCGTTGTCGAGGCTCTGACCTGCGACGAAGCTAGGGGGTGCGTGCGGCGTTACAGAGTGCGACAGGAGGCACCACGTGGGAGTAGGTCAGATCGGAAGTCGCCTCCGGCTCCTGCGTCCACTGGGAGGTCGGCTCCGCCGACGAGCTGTAACACCCGCGCTGGGTGTTACAGCCATCTGTGACCGGACAGCCCGGACAGCGGTTCTCTGAGCTGTCCGGCTTGTTGGTGCAGGTGACGGACTTAACCGGACAGCCGGACAGCTCGGACACCTGCCGCGCGGTCCCGGCTCCGGAGGGCGCTCAGGCGTAAGTGGCATGCGGCAGCTGCGCGGCCTGCATGCGTTGTTCGACCCTCAGCTTTGAGCCCTGTGGCTCGAACAGCGCTCTACCTGCCTTTGTTTCCCGAGGTCACTCTGGCAAGTGCGACTAGCTCGACAACTGGCTGAGTGTGGGGAGCGCTTGGGGGGTGCTGGTGGTCTACGTTCCGATTTTGAAGGGCAAAGCGGGCGAGTTTCTGGCGTTGGGCCACGCCTCGGTGGAGGTGCAGGCTCAGCTCCGCCCAGTGATGGAGATCGTGCCGGACTTGGAGCTCCGAGATTTGCTGGAGACCTTCTGCGAGCACGCCATGGACAACGTTCCGGACGGCATGGTCCTCACGGTTGACTGTGGCGCACTGCCACCCGTCCGCGTGCTCAAGGGAGACGTCGGTGGGCCTGTAACACGAGTTGGTGAGTCTTTGGGGCTACGTGGTGTTGCTATGTCCCCAGTCTTCAGGTGTTCCGACCCTGATGACGTGTTGGGAGAGGTGGCAGGGGTGGCCGCGGCCCACCAACAGGGAGCATGCCTGCGGATCTCTACAGCCGCTGATCTCGGCGAATCGCTACCCAGCGAGGATCGGGTGCGCGATTTGCTTCGTGCAGTGCAGCTGGCCCCTGGGGAGGTCGACTTGCTGGTTGACGCCGGTCCGGTGTACTCGGACCGGACTAGGGAGGTTCTGGCGGAAGAGACCACCGAAGCCCTGAAACATCTCTCGCCCTGGCCCTGGAGACGCCTCTGCGTGGCGGCCGGCGCTTTCCCTGTAAACCTGACAGGCTTCAAACGAGGCCAGGCCACGCCGGTCGTTAGGGAAGATGCCCGGCTCTGGGCGAAGGTCGTCGAGAAGTGGCACGGCCCGCAACCTGACTTCGGGGACTTCGGGGTGACGTACCCCCGCATCCTGCCCAAGAGCCGCGGGACCCCGGACCCCAACATGCGCTACACCACGGCGGCCGACTGGCAGGTCTTCGTGTATCCGCGGATTCGGCAAGGCAACGACGACTTCTTCACACTCAGTCAGGACCTCGTCAATTCACCTCACTGGCCTGTCGCGGGAGCTGCCACGTCCTGGGGCGACGCGCGCCTTCAGGAGTGCGCCCAACGCAGGCGCCAGAAGGCGGGAGGAGGTACTGAGTGGCGCGCCTGGGCAACATCGCACCATCTAGCTGTCGTGGTGTCTCAACTGACGGCCACCGGGCACCCCGAGGACTGAATGGTGCCGGCGTGACGGACACGTGACTTCGGGACTTGCAGGTGCGGACGCGCGCTTAGAAGGCGCCTGGTGCCGCCACGCGCCTGCTATCTGCTGCGCCAGGAGCAGCGTGGATTCGGTGGCCTTCCCAGTAGCGTCGTGTGCGAGTTCACGCGCCTTCTCCTCGTCCACGGTGATGCTAGGAAGTTTTGGGTCTGCCAACGTTCGAGCGTTGAAGCCGAGGATGCGCTTCGCGGTAGTAATGGTGATGTCCAGGCGCATTGGCATCAGTACGCCGTCCTTGTACCGCCGGTACGTCACCATGTAGGCGCGAGTCGGACCTTCACCCAGCACGCGCACCTTTTGCGTACTTCCGTCGACACTGTCAGGGAACCATTTCCGGGCGAATCGATCGGCCGTGGCTACCGCATCCTTCTGGCTTGCGGTTCCCTTGTCGCCGCGATTGTCTTTCGCCCAGGCAGTTTCGAGGTGCTTCTCGGGCCACCATCCCGCGATACTCCCGCGATTAGTCTCAGCGGTGACCTTCTGCTTGTCGCCGATGAATTTCACACTGCTACTGACGATTTCAGTGTCGGTGCCGAAGGTTGCTTTCGCTGCCGTGGAGAGCCACTCGTTTGCGTCGATCGCCACGTCGACGCGCCGCTGCCGAGCATCGTCCTTGGCAACGACGTCGACTGACTCAATTTGGGTCAAGAACAGGGCCGCACACAAGCCGCCGCCGAGAATGAGAACGGATACCCCCCACGCAACGTCTCGCTTGGGGCGATATACGGGGGTTCGGTGAACCAGGCACCAGAGTGTCCCGGCACCCACCCCAAGGACCGATCCCGTCGCATTTGCCGTGAGATCCGTCAGGGTGCATGAACGTCCCAGATGCCCCAGCGACTGGATGAGTTCAACGGCTCCGCTGAGGCACGCGAAGGCGGCTGCGACAGTCACCGGGCGCCGCAGGGCGAGAACAGCGAGGAAGGCGCCGGGAGCGAAAAGCGCGACATTCAGCAGTGCGCTTTCGTCGGTGAACAGATGGATCGGCGCGCCCATATCGCACTGCGCGGCCTCCAGGCCAGCACTGCCAGGCAGCATGGTAACGGAAAGGATGCCGGCCACGTATACGGCGAGGGCGGTCGGCAGTCGCCACGGCTTGGCGCGGGCTTTCAGCAGGAAAACCGTGGGCAGGGCGAATAGTGCACCGAAGATCAGGAAGGCTGTTATTAGGCCCGGCACGGCGGAGATTGACGCTTCGAGCACGGAAGATCCCTAGAGACGGGGCCGGGGCACTTCATTGAGCGCCCCGGCTGTCGCATGCCGGGTTCAGCAGATGCTGAGGTTCGGCGTGTAGTAGTTGCCTGCTTGATGTCTGAGCCGTCCACCGCGGTCTTCTGGGAGTCGAGGAACAGGTCTTCTCCCGTGGTCATGGCGAGCTGAATCGTGACTTTACTTCCGCCCGTCTTCTTGTACTCCGTGGCGGAGTAGTACAGCGAACAGTTGTTGCTGACGAGGCAGCCGTCATCCTCGTGTGACGCGCATTACGTTTCCGTCGGCTACGCGAAGCGCCTTGCGGAGCATTACGGCATCGAGGTCGTCCTGGTCCACCACGTCCGCAAGGCAGGCTCGGACGATTTCCTGACGGAGGTCTCCGGGACCAACGGCATCGCGGGCGCCGCGGACGCAACGCTCGTACTGAAGCGGGCGCGCGGGCAGGCGGACGGCATCCTGCACGTCACCGGCCGCGACGTGGACGAAGCCGAGTACGCCCTCAGCTTCCAACCCGCCTCCGGAGCCTGGCACTTGCTGGACGGCCCGGCCACCGACCACACCGTCGGAGACACCCGAGCCACGATCCTCCGCTACGTCCGTGCCCACCCCGGGGCGAAGCCCAAGGACATGGCAGGCGAGCTGCCGCACGTCGACATGGACACGATCCGCCGGACCTGCGCCCGCATGGCCGAGGCGGGACAGCTCACCAGGGACGCCGGCGGCCGGTACTACCCGGACACCGAGACCCGGACACAGGGTGCCCCGGAGGTGTCCGGGCTGTCCGGCTGTCCGGTTAACCCCCCTGAGCTGCAAGAACGACCCGGACAGTCGGAATTGGAGCTGTCCGGGCTGTCCGGGTCGACCGACGCCGAAGGGACGGCGGTATGAGCGCCCGCGCGTTGGAAGAGAGGTTGACCATCGCCGAGGTCATCACTGATCTGAAGGTGGCTCCGTCGACCTTCTACCGGTGGCGTCAACTCGGGAAGGGCCCGCGCTCGATCAAGCTGCCGAACGGCGACGTACGCATCCGCAGGTCGGAATACGAGCGGTGGCTTGCGGAGCGGGAGGACGCCGCGTGAGCACGACCGAAGACACCCCGGCTCTCCGCCCCCACGGGGAGGCCCGGCCGGGGTACTCCCTCGACGTCCGGCTGTGGAAGGCCACGAAGGTCGACCGCAAGGCGCGTCCGTACCAACTCCGCTGGGTCGTGGGCGGGAAGGTGAGCAGCGCGACGTTCGCCACGTCGGCACTTGCCGAGAGCCGACGCTCGGAACTCCGACAGGCCATGCGTCGAGGCGAAGCGTTCGAGATCGCGAGCGGACAGCCCGAGTCCGAAGTCCGTGCGGCGGCGACGGCGGCTGAGGCCGAGCCGTCGTTGCGGTGGTTCGAGTTCTGCCGGAAGTACGTTGCCGGGCGGTGGCGTATGAGCGCCGCGAAGACGCGTGAAGGCATGGCGGACGCGCTCGCCGCCGTGGCGCTGGCCATGGTGAAGCGCGGGGACGACGCCCCTGACGACAAGCACCTGCGGCTGGCATTCCGGTGGGGGATCGTCCCCGCGAACGCGAGGGAGGATCCGCCGGCTGAGCTGAAAGCCGCGTACGAGTGGCTCACGACGCAGGACCGGCCGGTTGTCGACCTGGTGGACGTCGAGGTGTTCGAGGACGTGGTCTACCGCCTCAGCTACCGGCTGGACGGCACCCCGGCGGCGGGGGAGACCCACAGACGGCGGCGCCGCGCCCTGAACACGGCCCTCGAACACGCAGTCGCCGCCAAGGAACTCCCCGAGAACCCGCTCCAACGAGCCCGCGGGAAGCGCGTGGGTTCCGGTGGGGTGGTGGACCGCCGTGTGCTCGTGAACGCCGTACAGGGGCGCCAGTTGCTCGCCGCCGTCTCCTACGTCGGCTCGTGGGACCGCAGTCGCGGGCGCCGCCTGGTGGCGTTCTACGCGGTCATGTACTACGCAGGGTTAAGGCCCGCTGAGGCAGTTGGGCTGAGGCTCCCTGACTGTCACCTATCGGAGGAGGGTTGGGGCACGCTGACGCTGCGGGAGACGCGCCCTGTATCGGGCAAGCAGTGGACCGACTCCGGGGAGCGGCACGACCGCCGGGGCTTGAAGGCTCGCGAGTCCGACACCGACCGCCCAGTCCCCATCCCGCCCGTCCTGGTCGCCATCCTCCGGACCCACCTGAAGATGTTCGGGACCGCCAAGGAAGGGCGCGTGTTCGGGAATGAGCGCGGGGGAGTCGTCGGCTCATCCACGTACTGGCGCGTGTGGGAGGAGGCGCGGTTGTTCGCACTCCCGCCGGACCGCGTCGAATCGCCGCTCGCCGGACGCCCGTACGACCTGCGTCACGCCTGCATCACGCGATGGCTTAACGCAGGGGTCCCAATCGCCGAGGTAGCACGGCGGGTCGGCAATTCCCCAGAGGTGATCCACCGCCGATACCACGGCTGTATCGACGGGCACGAGGAAGCCGCCAACGCGAAGATCTCGAGGGTTCTAGAGGAGGAGGGAGACGCCCCCTAAAGGTGTTGCACGAGGCTCTGATCTGGGCGTCTCCGTTTTATGGCCGGGGTGTTGAGGGATGAACGAATTTGGGTGGAGACGTCCAAGGGACTGCGAGTGACTCAGTTTGCACGCCTGTTGAAGGCGGTGCGGGAACGAGATGGCAACGGCACCTGCGAGGTCGGCCATGGTCGTTGCCGCTGTCCGAACGGGTGTTGAAGGGCGCGGGGTATTGCCGCACGAACCTGACGATGCGGCAGCTCGGCCCGCTATTCAGCGTCTCCTCCTCCACCGTATGCCGGGTTATTCAGCGCTGGGTTCGCGCTGCGGAAGTCCTGTGACTCGGTCCAACCGACGCCGCATCAACCTCAGATGTTCCTCAAGTTGCGTGGCTTCGGCAATTCCATGGCTGTAATTTGACAAGGACCTATCAACAGCAAGCAATACGACACGCGACCGTCACGGTGAGGTGGTTGGCGGTGCCGTATGAAAACGGGGAGCGATTTTGAGCAAGAAACTGGTTTCGGTAGTGGCGGCCACCGGCCTGGCAGCGGCCTCAGTCGTGCTGCTCGGGCCCGTGACGTCGGCCAGTGCGGCGCCGATCGTCTGTGAGCCGGGTTACAAGAGCGCCACCTGGACCGGCCAGAGCAGCGGCTGGGTGATCACCCACGCCAAGCAGATCAACATTCCCGCCCACGGTACGGGTAGCTACACGAAGTCGGCGACGTATCGCAAGACCGTCACCTCGGGGCGTGAGGTCACGGCCGGAGGCAGCTACTCGGCGAGCTGGGTCATCTCCAGCATGGACGCCCACGTCTCGGGAACCCTTTCCAGGGCAGGGGAGAAGACAAAGGAGACGAGCGAGTCGGTCACCTTCAACTTCAACAGGACGGGGACCTACGTGGTCTTCAGCGGGGTCAAGAAGGCGAGCGGCTACTACAAGGCCAAGACCTGCAACTCGCGCGGCACGGGCTGGGGGAACGTGGGTTACGGGAAGGCCCGCAGCTGGAACATCCAGGCAGAGGGTGCCGTCAAGTGCAGCGAGAGGCCGGCGAGCGGAAGCGTGAAGCTCGCTGCCAAGAGGGGATACTGCTGATCCTTGCACGCCCCGGGTTCCGCGACCCGGAGATAGAGCGACTGCCGCGCCCGTCGCGGTGACTGTGGCCGGGCCTCTTGTCGGAGGCCCGGCCGCGGTGCGTCCCGGGTCAGATCGGATCGACACCATGGTCGAGGTCGAAGGAACGCAGCCACTCTCACAAGCAGGTCCGTGGCTGCGTGGAGCACGTTTCTCCGCGCACATGAAGACCTGGAAGATCCTTCGCGAATGCCGCCTGAAGGGCGACGGCGTCCACACCGCCATGCTCGGCTCACCCGCTCGCACAACATGCTTCAGGCCGCATGACGGAACTGGGGAGGCAAGCCCTGCGCTTTGGGCCAACAAAGATCAATAGCGGGACAGCCTTTAAGGGTGTTTTCCGTAGGCTTCGTAGTTCGGCGAATCGGTCGCTCCACCGGTGCAGCCTTCTATCCAGACGGTCCGGTCGCTGACGTCATCGGGCATCTGCTCACCACACTGTTCATGGATTGTGGCCTGCGGAGGGCTTTCCGGTCCGCTGCACGACATCAGGTACTGCGCGGTGTCGGTGATGCTCCCGTCCGTGCACTCAGTGCGCTGAGGGC includes:
- a CDS encoding PIN domain-containing protein, translated to MAFVAVYDANVLYPSTLRDVLIRVAQAGLVQAKWTDQILDETFRNLKKNRPDLDEKKLDRTRELMSGAIRDVLVKGHEPLTDILDLPDPDDRHVLAAAIKAKAQVIVTSNLKDFPADKLSVWNVQAVHPDAFVEAQVDLSPRLVYGVLTQIADAWENPPNAVVADVIGSLEREGLVASAAALRALT
- a CDS encoding helix-turn-helix domain-containing protein: MTKTDIRPVKLPDDKQETANHALTRVRAYLTEHQEASQITVTVQDGGDREPLALPREAVELLASLLAHLGAGRAVSVVPSDAELTTQQAADMLNVSRPFLIGLLDADEIEYRTVGTHRRITASSLLEYQRRDDHRRRGVADELTQLGQEMGMI
- a CDS encoding beta family protein, whose product is MLVVYVPILKGKAGEFLALGHASVEVQAQLRPVMEIVPDLELRDLLETFCEHAMDNVPDGMVLTVDCGALPPVRVLKGDVGGPVTRVGESLGLRGVAMSPVFRCSDPDDVLGEVAGVAAAHQQGACLRISTAADLGESLPSEDRVRDLLRAVQLAPGEVDLLVDAGPVYSDRTREVLAEETTEALKHLSPWPWRRLCVAAGAFPVNLTGFKRGQATPVVREDARLWAKVVEKWHGPQPDFGDFGVTYPRILPKSRGTPDPNMRYTTAADWQVFVYPRIRQGNDDFFTLSQDLVNSPHWPVAGAATSWGDARLQECAQRRRQKAGGGTEWRAWATSHHLAVVVSQLTATGHPED
- a CDS encoding VanZ family protein, producing the protein MLEASISAVPGLITAFLIFGALFALPTVFLLKARAKPWRLPTALAVYVAGILSVTMLPGSAGLEAAQCDMGAPIHLFTDESALLNVALFAPGAFLAVLALRRPVTVAAAFACLSGAVELIQSLGHLGRSCTLTDLTANATGSVLGVGAGTLWCLVHRTPVYRPKRDVAWGVSVLILGGGLCAALFLTQIESVDVVAKDDARQRRVDVAIDANEWLSTAAKATFGTDTEIVSSSVKFIGDKQKVTAETNRGSIAGWWPEKHLETAWAKDNRGDKGTASQKDAVATADRFARKWFPDSVDGSTQKVRVLGEGPTRAYMVTYRRYKDGVLMPMRLDITITTAKRILGFNARTLADPKLPSITVDEEKARELAHDATGKATESTLLLAQQIAGAWRHQAPSKRASAPASPEVTCPSRRHHSVLGVPGGRQLRHHDS
- a CDS encoding helix-turn-helix transcriptional regulator, which produces MSARALEERLTIAEVITDLKVAPSTFYRWRQLGKGPRSIKLPNGDVRIRRSEYERWLAEREDAA
- a CDS encoding tyrosine-type recombinase/integrase, giving the protein MSTTEDTPALRPHGEARPGYSLDVRLWKATKVDRKARPYQLRWVVGGKVSSATFATSALAESRRSELRQAMRRGEAFEIASGQPESEVRAAATAAEAEPSLRWFEFCRKYVAGRWRMSAAKTREGMADALAAVALAMVKRGDDAPDDKHLRLAFRWGIVPANAREDPPAELKAAYEWLTTQDRPVVDLVDVEVFEDVVYRLSYRLDGTPAAGETHRRRRRALNTALEHAVAAKELPENPLQRARGKRVGSGGVVDRRVLVNAVQGRQLLAAVSYVGSWDRSRGRRLVAFYAVMYYAGLRPAEAVGLRLPDCHLSEEGWGTLTLRETRPVSGKQWTDSGERHDRRGLKARESDTDRPVPIPPVLVAILRTHLKMFGTAKEGRVFGNERGGVVGSSTYWRVWEEARLFALPPDRVESPLAGRPYDLRHACITRWLNAGVPIAEVARRVGNSPEVIHRRYHGCIDGHEEAANAKISRVLEEEGDAP